The following are from one region of the Microcoleus sp. FACHB-831 genome:
- a CDS encoding DUF4829 domain-containing protein, whose amino-acid sequence MKRAILAISTLLLTTSIIAPVQAQTFETQSSREIAAGLTLAPAESVLQKYFQAIALRNYQEAYNLLSPRYRAQISYQQFVKMYRDYIIKGVTIKSVQLMPEFSTNNGHKFAVEYSASYIQPVFSANDQQLPQFYTLVAPNSSIGQWLIDGIGTAP is encoded by the coding sequence ATGAAACGCGCAATTCTAGCGATCTCAACCTTGCTTCTGACCACCAGTATTATTGCACCAGTGCAGGCGCAAACATTTGAAACCCAATCTTCCAGGGAAATTGCTGCTGGTTTAACTCTAGCGCCTGCCGAAAGCGTACTGCAAAAATATTTTCAAGCGATCGCACTCCGAAACTATCAAGAAGCTTACAATCTGCTTTCTCCCCGCTATCGGGCGCAAATATCCTACCAGCAGTTCGTGAAGATGTATCGAGACTACATCATCAAAGGTGTCACTATCAAGTCTGTGCAGCTAATGCCGGAGTTCTCGACTAACAACGGCCACAAATTTGCTGTGGAGTACAGCGCCTCTTACATCCAGCCAGTTTTCTCTGCCAACGATCAGCAGTTGCCCCAATTTTACACCTTAGTTGCTCCGAACAGTTCAATTGGTCAATGGCTGATTGATGGCATTGGTACAGCCCCATAA
- a CDS encoding SRPBCC domain-containing protein encodes MTNKNDSTDAQSEGLRPTSGQREIVITRVFNAPRELVFKAWTDPKHVAQWWGPKGFTTKVIELDLRPGGKSRYVMIGPDGTEYPVKGVFREIVPLERIVTSDEFDEGFEKVVNADLPKGIVMTALFEDLDGKTKLTLRIVHESAEDRRKHEEMGVIGGWNSSFDCLDEFLVTA; translated from the coding sequence ATGACCAACAAAAATGATTCCACCGATGCTCAGAGCGAGGGTCTACGACCGACCTCCGGTCAACGCGAGATCGTCATCACCCGCGTCTTCAACGCACCCCGTGAACTGGTGTTCAAGGCGTGGACTGACCCGAAACACGTAGCGCAGTGGTGGGGGCCGAAAGGCTTCACGACCAAGGTGATTGAGCTGGATCTGCGTCCAGGCGGTAAATCGCGCTACGTTATGATTGGCCCAGACGGCACAGAGTACCCGGTTAAAGGTGTCTTCCGCGAAATTGTGCCTCTTGAACGGATTGTTACCAGTGATGAATTTGATGAAGGCTTTGAGAAGGTCGTGAACGCCGATCTGCCAAAGGGGATCGTGATGACAGCGCTTTTCGAGGATTTGGACGGCAAGACCAAGCTCACACTCCGCATTGTGCATGAGTCTGCCGAAGACCGCCGGAAGCATGAGGAGATGGGGGTTATTGGAGGGTGGAACTCCAGCTTTGACTGTCTTGATGAGTTTTTGGTGACGGCTTGA
- a CDS encoding STAS domain-containing protein, translating into MTDPTQSQNLTPAEKDILTQAGGDILLFQLGGPLSFGAAKIISQRMAIVKDYQALVLDLSEVPSIGVTAALAIETMVEDAVKRQRHVWIVVTPGQVQRRIEKLKLQRFSAAANSLNGQTDSMRSPQIYQIETRFQALQSALASVQPEIPLTTTTIDP; encoded by the coding sequence ATTACCGACCCGACTCAATCTCAGAACCTGACTCCTGCCGAGAAAGATATCTTAACCCAGGCTGGGGGAGACATTTTGCTATTCCAATTGGGCGGCCCCTTGAGCTTTGGAGCCGCCAAGATTATCTCTCAACGGATGGCAATCGTTAAAGACTATCAAGCCTTGGTGTTGGATCTGAGCGAAGTGCCATCGATTGGGGTTACGGCTGCCTTAGCGATCGAAACAATGGTCGAGGATGCAGTAAAACGGCAACGTCATGTATGGATTGTCGTCACACCCGGGCAAGTTCAGCGGCGCATCGAGAAACTTAAATTACAACGATTTTCCGCAGCAGCCAACAGCTTAAATGGACAAACTGATTCCATGCGATCGCCACAAATTTACCAAATTGAAACCCGCTTCCAGGCGTTGCAATCTGCGTTAGCGAGCGTTCAACCCGAAATTCCTTTGACTACCACAACGATCGACCCTTGA
- a CDS encoding sugar MFS transporter, translating into MSLNGKNKTTRTVILLTLIFLVIEVLDELVDGVRGATYPLIRNDLHLSYVQVGLLLTIPNTISSLIEPILGIWADIGQRRQLILGGGVGFAIALLLISVSDNFSWLLAAFVLFYPASGAFVSLSQATLMDMEPTRHEQNMARWALAGSIGNVLGPLALAGAIAFHQSWRSVFLILAVLTVLLVGMLWKYPFTTPTTSSQVDEPVLSFKDGVSNAINALKRRKVLRWLTLLQFCDLMLDVLRGFLALYFVDVVGVNNTQASFALTIWLGFGLLGDFLLIPLLERVRGLDYLRISAILILCLYPAFLVVPNINIKLVILGFLGLLNSGWYSILQGQLYTAMPGQSGTVMTLDNLAGFVGGLAPLALGLVAQQYGLQPTMWMLLAAPIALLIGLF; encoded by the coding sequence ATGTCATTGAATGGTAAAAACAAAACGACCAGGACTGTCATTCTATTAACTCTGATCTTCCTGGTGATTGAAGTATTAGACGAATTGGTGGATGGAGTCCGGGGTGCTACGTATCCATTAATTCGCAATGACTTGCATCTTTCCTATGTGCAAGTTGGGCTATTGCTGACGATACCCAATACAATCAGCAGCCTAATAGAGCCAATTTTGGGAATTTGGGCAGATATCGGTCAGCGACGGCAATTGATTTTGGGGGGAGGCGTTGGTTTTGCGATCGCATTACTCCTCATCTCCGTTAGCGATAACTTTTCCTGGTTATTAGCAGCCTTTGTGCTGTTTTATCCAGCATCTGGTGCCTTTGTCAGTCTTTCCCAGGCGACGCTGATGGACATGGAACCCACGCGCCACGAACAAAACATGGCACGGTGGGCATTGGCGGGTTCTATTGGCAATGTCCTTGGGCCTTTGGCTTTAGCGGGTGCGATCGCATTCCATCAAAGTTGGCGGAGTGTATTTTTAATTTTGGCGGTACTGACGGTATTACTTGTAGGAATGTTGTGGAAGTATCCGTTTACAACTCCAACAACATCTTCTCAAGTTGACGAACCTGTACTTAGTTTCAAAGATGGTGTCTCTAATGCCATCAACGCATTAAAACGGCGCAAGGTGTTGCGTTGGTTAACTTTGTTGCAATTTTGCGATTTGATGTTGGATGTTCTGCGTGGCTTTTTGGCACTGTATTTTGTTGATGTTGTGGGTGTAAACAATACGCAAGCAAGTTTTGCTCTCACAATCTGGTTAGGTTTTGGCTTGCTGGGAGATTTTCTTCTCATTCCCTTACTAGAGCGGGTGCGAGGATTAGATTATTTGAGGATTAGCGCCATTCTTATTTTGTGTCTTTATCCAGCTTTTTTGGTGGTACCCAATATCAATATCAAGTTGGTCATTCTTGGCTTTCTGGGTCTTCTTAATTCGGGTTGGTACTCTATTCTCCAGGGGCAATTGTACACAGCAATGCCAGGGCAGAGTGGTACCGTCATGACGCTCGATAATTTGGCGGGTTTCGTGGGTGGTTTAGCTCCGTTGGCGCTGGGTTTGGTTGCTCAACAGTATGGTTTGCAACCTACGATGTGGATGTTGCTTGCAGCACCCATCGCCTTACTGATTGGGCTTTTTTAA
- a CDS encoding family 10 glycosylhydrolase, whose product MVTSSPQFSDIQDHWARLFIEALARRGIISGFPNGTFRPNQSMTRAEFATIISKAFVRPVKRKYVRFVDVPSGYWAGAAIVNAYERGFISGFPDNTFRPTNRISKVEVLVSLVSGLEVAANIKPHLQTSLSQIYLDAAQIPNYATDDIAVATSAGMVVNYPNIKLLNPNGAATRADVAAFIYQALVYQDEAPAIASSYIVVPPKPGTLPQTVKVSHQREFRGAWVATVWNSDWPSKPGLPVEQQQAELRAILDRMQAMKLNALILQVRPEGDAFYASQLEPWSYWLSGAQGKAPNPFYDPLEYAIAQSHQRNIELHAWFNPYRAKVSTKLPPNVRPHLSVTNPEAVYPWGNQLWMDPGLKVVQDRAYNVILDVVRRYDIDGVHLDDYFYPYPIEGKSFPDDKTYAAYQASGGKLSLGDWRRENVNQMVQRLSTGIKAAKSHVKFGISPFGIYRPGQPPQIKGLDAYSVLYADSKKWLEQGWIDYLAPQLYWRIDQTAQSYPVLLKWWTDNNPKERHIYAGNNLGQLDGKAWNLEEIKKQVQITRNLSDNLSLGNIFFSMEAFTQNRQGIYDNFKTSTYTQPALVPNMSWRDTIPPAPPAGVAVKDGKLTWNAANPDIRSWTLYKQNGSTWTLQRILPAGTTFATLEPGKYALSAVDKMANESGGVLVSVT is encoded by the coding sequence ATGGTTACATCCTCTCCTCAATTCTCTGATATTCAAGATCATTGGGCGCGTTTATTCATAGAAGCCCTCGCCAGACGTGGCATCATTAGCGGGTTTCCCAATGGCACTTTTCGCCCTAATCAATCAATGACCCGCGCTGAATTTGCTACTATCATTAGCAAGGCCTTTGTGAGACCTGTAAAGCGAAAATATGTCCGCTTTGTCGATGTTCCCTCTGGCTACTGGGCAGGGGCAGCAATTGTAAATGCTTACGAAAGAGGATTTATCAGCGGTTTTCCCGATAATACCTTTCGTCCGACAAACAGAATCTCCAAGGTAGAAGTTTTAGTTTCCCTAGTCAGTGGCTTAGAAGTTGCCGCCAATATAAAACCTCACCTGCAAACATCACTGTCACAAATATATTTAGATGCTGCTCAAATTCCGAACTATGCAACAGATGATATAGCCGTAGCTACCAGTGCCGGAATGGTAGTTAACTACCCGAATATAAAATTACTAAATCCCAATGGTGCAGCAACTCGCGCCGATGTTGCAGCTTTTATCTATCAAGCTTTAGTGTATCAAGATGAAGCTCCGGCAATTGCATCTAGCTACATTGTAGTTCCTCCAAAACCGGGAACTTTACCGCAAACAGTTAAAGTTAGTCATCAGCGAGAATTTCGGGGTGCGTGGGTAGCAACAGTCTGGAACAGTGACTGGCCCTCCAAACCGGGATTACCCGTTGAACAACAGCAAGCCGAATTAAGAGCAATTCTAGACCGGATGCAAGCAATGAAGCTGAATGCTTTAATCTTGCAAGTACGACCGGAAGGGGATGCCTTTTATGCTTCGCAATTAGAGCCTTGGAGCTATTGGCTCTCAGGAGCGCAGGGAAAGGCACCAAACCCATTTTACGATCCTCTGGAGTATGCGATCGCCCAAAGCCACCAGCGCAACATTGAACTTCATGCTTGGTTCAACCCCTACCGCGCCAAAGTTAGCACCAAGCTACCGCCAAACGTCCGCCCTCACCTCTCTGTCACCAATCCCGAAGCCGTTTACCCCTGGGGAAATCAGCTGTGGATGGACCCCGGACTAAAAGTAGTTCAAGACAGAGCATACAACGTAATTCTCGACGTAGTGCGTCGCTACGACATAGATGGCGTCCATTTAGATGACTACTTCTATCCCTATCCCATCGAAGGCAAATCCTTCCCCGACGACAAAACCTACGCCGCATATCAGGCGAGTGGCGGAAAACTATCCTTGGGGGACTGGCGGCGAGAAAATGTCAATCAAATGGTTCAACGCCTCTCCACAGGCATTAAAGCAGCAAAATCCCACGTCAAATTTGGCATTAGTCCCTTTGGCATTTACCGCCCCGGACAACCGCCGCAGATTAAAGGACTAGATGCCTACAGCGTACTTTATGCCGACTCAAAAAAATGGCTAGAACAAGGTTGGATAGATTATCTAGCCCCACAACTGTACTGGCGCATCGACCAAACCGCCCAGAGTTACCCCGTCTTACTCAAGTGGTGGACTGATAATAATCCCAAAGAGCGACACATTTACGCAGGTAACAATTTAGGACAGCTGGACGGAAAAGCTTGGAACCTTGAGGAGATTAAAAAGCAAGTTCAAATTACGCGCAACTTGAGTGATAACTTGTCACTGGGAAATATCTTCTTCAGCATGGAAGCTTTCACCCAAAATCGTCAGGGCATTTACGACAACTTCAAAACTTCAACTTATACCCAACCAGCACTCGTTCCTAATATGTCATGGCGGGACACAATACCACCAGCCCCCCCAGCCGGAGTAGCGGTGAAAGATGGCAAACTAACGTGGAATGCTGCCAATCCCGATATTCGTTCTTGGACGCTTTATAAACAGAATGGTTCTACCTGGACGCTACAAAGAATCCTTCCAGCAGGAACCACATTTGCCACTCTGGAACCAGGAAAATATGCCTTAAGCGCAGTGGACAAAATGGCAAATGAAAGTGGAGGAGTTCTCGTTTCCGTCACTTAA
- a CDS encoding MerR family transcriptional regulator encodes MQPVAMKVGDLAKQTGVSVRTLHYYDEIGLLSPSRRTETGYRLYIEDDIIRLQQIVSLRQIGFSLEQIRECLEQSQFSPHHVVQLHLSKLKEQMELQQQLYARLEAIAAHLQSAETISIEEFIQLIEVTMMVENYYTPEQLDYLQERRQILGEERIRQVEAQWQELIDQARTAMQNDIDPTSEAVQKLARRSQELIQEFTGGDAGIERSLNQMYQQEGVEVASRGAMDSVLMEYMNKARAALKQPE; translated from the coding sequence ATGCAACCCGTTGCAATGAAAGTCGGTGATCTGGCAAAACAGACAGGAGTTTCCGTTCGGACATTGCACTATTACGACGAGATTGGATTGCTCTCGCCTTCTCGGAGGACGGAAACAGGCTACCGACTGTATATCGAAGATGACATTATCCGGTTACAGCAAATCGTGTCGTTACGGCAAATTGGCTTCTCCTTGGAACAAATCCGAGAGTGTCTGGAGCAAAGTCAGTTTTCGCCTCATCATGTAGTGCAACTGCACCTCTCCAAGTTGAAGGAGCAGATGGAGTTACAGCAACAGCTTTATGCGCGACTCGAAGCGATCGCTGCTCATCTGCAATCCGCAGAGACAATCTCTATCGAAGAATTTATTCAATTAATCGAGGTCACGATGATGGTAGAAAACTACTACACCCCAGAACAGCTAGACTATCTCCAAGAACGACGGCAAATACTTGGTGAAGAACGGATTCGGCAGGTTGAAGCTCAATGGCAAGAATTGATCGATCAAGCTCGAACTGCAATGCAAAACGACATTGATCCAACCAGCGAAGCAGTGCAGAAATTGGCTCGACGCTCACAAGAACTGATTCAAGAATTCACCGGAGGCGATGCCGGAATTGAGCGATCGCTTAATCAAATGTATCAGCAAGAAGGCGTCGAAGTTGCCAGTCGAGGCGCGATGGATTCAGTCTTAATGGAATATATGAACAAAGCAAGAGCAGCCCTAAAGCAACCGGAATAG
- a CDS encoding VOC family protein, giving the protein MATKIFVNLPVKDLNQSVEFFTKLGFSFNAQFTDETATCMIVSDDIFVMLLTHDKFKTFTPKEICDATKSTEVLVCLSSDSREQVDEMVRKAVAAGGSTYNEPQDHGFMYGHGFQDLDSHIWELVYMEPSAINQG; this is encoded by the coding sequence ATGGCTACTAAAATTTTCGTAAATCTGCCTGTAAAAGACCTCAATCAGTCTGTCGAGTTTTTTACAAAACTTGGCTTCAGTTTTAATGCCCAATTTACTGATGAAACGGCGACTTGCATGATTGTCAGCGATGACATATTCGTGATGCTCTTGACTCATGACAAGTTTAAAACGTTTACTCCGAAAGAAATTTGTGATGCAACCAAAAGCACAGAAGTGCTGGTTTGCTTATCTTCTGACAGCCGAGAACAAGTCGATGAAATGGTTCGCAAGGCAGTCGCCGCTGGTGGATCAACCTACAATGAACCACAAGACCACGGTTTTATGTACGGACATGGGTTTCAAGATTTAGATAGCCACATTTGGGAACTTGTCTACATGGAACCTAGTGCAATAAATCAAGGTTGA
- a CDS encoding helix-turn-helix transcriptional regulator, which yields MSSDQLSVTFAALADPTRRAILAHLAKGEASVTELAEPFEMSLPAISKHLKVLERAGLITRGREAQWRPCQIKAEPLKDAMDWIEQYRQFWEERLDRLDDYLHELQTQEKQDDQQK from the coding sequence GTGTCTTCCGATCAACTGAGCGTCACCTTTGCCGCCCTTGCTGATCCCACCCGGCGTGCAATCCTAGCTCACCTCGCCAAGGGTGAGGCATCGGTGACTGAGTTAGCAGAACCCTTTGAGATGAGCCTTCCTGCCATTTCCAAGCATCTCAAGGTGCTGGAACGTGCTGGACTGATCACGCGGGGTCGGGAGGCTCAATGGCGACCCTGCCAGATCAAAGCGGAACCACTTAAGGACGCAATGGATTGGATCGAGCAATATCGCCAATTCTGGGAAGAGAGACTTGATCGGCTGGATGATTACCTGCACGAGTTACAAACCCAGGAGAAACAAGATGACCAACAAAAATGA
- a CDS encoding class I SAM-dependent methyltransferase: MTNTTTLNFKTASGHQVLAAAGKKMLRPGGGIATEKLFQWAGFKAGETVLELASSFGYSAIALAQRYGVRVVGVEKNPDSVACARANIAAAGLVGQVEVIEGDIFRLDAISEKFDYVLAEAILTMQSPPGKAKILRSIHDRLKPGGKFLSHELLARDREEQIHRDLAQVIRINSTPLSETNWIAAFSTAGLEVKQHQTGAMALLNLRQILRDEGLLNTARILWNVLTKPAIRSRVLEMRRVFSQYQQELGYIAVCAIA; encoded by the coding sequence ATGACCAATACTACTACCCTCAATTTTAAAACGGCTTCGGGGCATCAAGTTTTAGCAGCAGCTGGGAAGAAAATGTTGCGTCCGGGGGGAGGAATTGCCACAGAGAAACTGTTTCAATGGGCTGGCTTCAAAGCCGGCGAGACAGTTCTAGAATTAGCTTCTAGTTTTGGCTACAGCGCGATCGCATTAGCCCAACGCTACGGCGTGCGAGTGGTCGGTGTGGAGAAAAACCCCGACAGCGTGGCGTGTGCGCGTGCCAACATTGCGGCGGCGGGCTTGGTGGGTCAGGTGGAGGTCATTGAGGGCGATATTTTCCGCCTAGATGCAATATCTGAGAAGTTTGATTACGTCTTAGCAGAAGCAATTCTGACGATGCAATCTCCACCAGGGAAAGCTAAAATTCTGCGTTCTATCCACGACCGCCTGAAGCCGGGAGGAAAATTTCTCTCTCATGAACTTTTAGCACGCGATCGCGAAGAACAAATTCACCGCGATTTGGCGCAGGTAATTCGCATCAATAGCACACCTCTATCAGAAACCAATTGGATAGCTGCTTTTTCCACCGCTGGGTTAGAGGTAAAGCAGCATCAAACTGGAGCAATGGCATTGTTAAATCTGCGGCAAATCTTGCGGGATGAAGGGTTGCTGAATACGGCACGTATTTTGTGGAATGTGTTAACTAAACCTGCTATTCGCAGCCGAGTTCTGGAAATGCGTCGCGTTTTCAGCCAATACCAGCAAGAGTTGGGATATATCGCTGTGTGCGCGATCGCGTAG
- a CDS encoding BsuBI/PstI family type II restriction endonuclease yields the protein MTTFLTDSADIARIHFSSKLNFKQRSELGQFMTPAPVARFMARQFSSLSGHVNLLDPGAGVGALTAAFVERLLANPNKVESCFITAYEVESTFISSLRECLIKCCVALESRGIQANYCLHEESFIKSFTEINLPLFTTSSIRFTHAILNPPYKKINNQSIEKKIISKLGIETVNLYSAFVWLTVLQLAKDGEIVAITPRSFCNGAYYRTFRKAFLEKIELKKVHVFESRSTAFCEDSVLQENIIFHALKSGEKPNHVEISSSCGTNINDFLESRIIPYNQVVETNDPESFIHIVTNPLEDALKVQMDKFSSTLDEIGLKVSTGPVVDFRLKSALRNYLDEQSVPLLYPEAMKAGKVLFPPNNPRKSIAIEQNQETGKWLVQSGWYVLTKRFSAKEEKRRIVAAVCPPVNAPALGIENHLNYYHARGKGMNPDLARGLAAFLNSTLFDSYFRQFSGHTQVNATDLRKIKYPCKDDLMRLGRQINDSHFDQKQLDTVVHKTLSIMSEAINAVQAGKRIEEALAILKDISAPREQQNERSALCLLALADIRPETSWNQATTPRRGITEMMDWFRDYYGKQYAPNTRETVRRQTMHQFVQMGIVVENPDRPDRPINSPKWCYQLHQQALSLLKAYGSEQWEEARRNYAVSVTNLLQYRNRNIPTIPVSLPDGQAIQLSSGGQNILIKDILESFCPRFTPGGLVLYVGDAGNKFIINETQKFREIGIELDPHGKMPDIVIYYERQDWLVLIEAVISHGPVNLKRHNELKRLFQSSRKGLVFVTAFPSRKEMTRYLAEISWETEVWVADQPDHMIHFNGERFLGPYEDPENYS from the coding sequence ATGACGACGTTCCTTACAGACTCGGCTGACATCGCCAGGATTCATTTCTCTTCAAAGCTGAATTTCAAGCAGCGTAGTGAATTGGGACAGTTTATGACTCCTGCTCCGGTTGCTCGTTTTATGGCGAGACAATTTAGCAGTCTATCCGGTCACGTCAACCTTCTAGATCCCGGAGCCGGAGTTGGGGCATTAACGGCTGCCTTTGTAGAGCGACTATTGGCAAATCCTAACAAGGTTGAGAGCTGCTTCATAACAGCATATGAAGTTGAATCAACTTTTATATCATCTTTAAGAGAATGCCTCATAAAGTGTTGTGTAGCTTTAGAAAGCAGAGGTATTCAAGCAAATTACTGTTTACATGAGGAAAGCTTTATAAAGTCATTTACTGAAATAAATTTGCCGCTTTTTACTACGTCCTCCATTCGTTTTACTCACGCGATTCTGAATCCACCTTATAAGAAAATTAACAACCAATCAATCGAAAAAAAAATTATTTCAAAACTTGGGATTGAAACTGTAAATTTATATAGTGCGTTTGTTTGGCTTACTGTATTACAGCTTGCTAAGGACGGAGAGATAGTTGCAATTACGCCTAGAAGTTTCTGTAATGGTGCTTATTATCGTACTTTTCGTAAAGCTTTTCTTGAAAAAATCGAGCTTAAAAAAGTTCATGTTTTTGAGAGCCGCTCGACCGCCTTTTGCGAAGATAGCGTATTGCAAGAAAATATCATCTTTCATGCTTTAAAGTCCGGAGAAAAGCCTAATCATGTAGAAATAAGTAGTAGTTGTGGCACCAATATAAATGATTTTTTAGAATCAAGAATTATTCCTTACAACCAAGTTGTTGAAACAAATGACCCGGAAAGTTTTATTCATATTGTCACAAACCCTCTTGAAGATGCTTTAAAAGTGCAAATGGATAAATTTTCATCTACTTTAGATGAAATTGGGTTAAAAGTTTCAACAGGTCCAGTTGTTGATTTTCGTCTCAAATCAGCTTTGAGAAATTATTTGGATGAGCAAAGTGTTCCACTACTTTACCCAGAAGCTATGAAAGCAGGGAAAGTTTTATTTCCACCCAACAATCCTCGCAAGTCGATCGCAATTGAACAAAACCAAGAAACCGGAAAATGGTTAGTTCAATCGGGTTGGTACGTTTTAACAAAGCGTTTTTCTGCTAAGGAGGAAAAACGTCGTATTGTTGCTGCTGTGTGTCCTCCCGTAAATGCGCCAGCACTAGGCATAGAGAATCATCTTAATTACTACCATGCTAGAGGTAAGGGAATGAATCCCGACCTTGCACGAGGATTAGCTGCATTTCTCAATTCAACTTTATTTGACAGTTACTTCCGGCAGTTCAGTGGACACACACAAGTCAACGCAACGGATTTGCGTAAAATTAAATACCCTTGCAAAGATGATCTAATGCGACTAGGAAGGCAAATTAATGATTCTCACTTTGATCAAAAGCAGCTTGATACGGTTGTACACAAAACTCTGTCAATTATGAGCGAAGCAATAAATGCAGTTCAGGCTGGCAAACGAATTGAGGAAGCACTTGCAATTCTCAAAGATATTTCTGCTCCCAGAGAGCAACAGAACGAACGATCAGCACTTTGCTTACTTGCATTGGCAGACATTCGGCCTGAAACATCTTGGAATCAAGCGACAACACCAAGACGCGGAATTACAGAAATGATGGATTGGTTTCGTGATTACTACGGAAAACAATACGCACCCAATACACGCGAAACAGTTCGACGGCAGACAATGCACCAGTTTGTGCAGATGGGGATAGTTGTTGAGAATCCAGATCGACCTGATCGACCAATTAACAGCCCCAAATGGTGTTATCAACTTCATCAACAAGCATTGTCACTTCTTAAAGCCTATGGCTCTGAGCAATGGGAAGAAGCCCGTCGAAATTATGCTGTTTCAGTCACAAATCTATTGCAGTATAGAAATCGAAATATTCCGACAATTCCCGTAAGTTTGCCTGATGGTCAAGCCATTCAGCTATCATCAGGTGGACAAAATATATTGATAAAAGATATTTTGGAAAGCTTCTGCCCCAGATTTACACCTGGAGGTTTAGTTCTGTATGTTGGCGATGCCGGAAATAAGTTCATCATCAATGAAACTCAGAAATTCCGAGAAATAGGGATTGAATTAGATCCTCACGGTAAAATGCCAGACATTGTAATTTACTATGAGCGGCAAGATTGGCTTGTATTGATAGAAGCTGTGATTAGTCATGGTCCAGTCAACTTGAAACGTCACAATGAATTAAAGCGGCTCTTTCAGTCAAGTCGTAAGGGATTAGTTTTTGTTACAGCTTTCCCAAGCCGTAAGGAAATGACTCGGTATCTTGCTGAGATTTCTTGGGAAACAGAAGTTTGGGTAGCAGATCAACCCGATCACATGATTCATTTCAACGGGGAGAGATTTCTGGGACCCTATGAAGATCCAGAGAATTATTCTTAA
- a CDS encoding alpha/beta fold hydrolase — MDQQFIEKQVNLGECCITYFEKGVASGLSPILFIHGWGVLVEPYQGSLNILSERYHVIAPILPGLGQSTAPEIIQDYTDYARVLIDFLMALNLKKVHVIGHSEGGAIGMALAALMPSMVRSLTIADSTGIPLGSVPEVVAKRAIEMPAQMWQMKVEPVAEVFKNLLYNSFTNTQNLINMGFIGIDKDIRPLLPRIESPCLILWGKNDLLTPVSFAQEFYENIKDSQLIVVDEVYHEWVLFFPEKFASMILNFIDKIENVN, encoded by the coding sequence ATGGATCAACAATTTATCGAAAAACAAGTTAATTTAGGGGAATGTTGCATTACCTACTTTGAAAAAGGGGTAGCATCAGGATTATCTCCTATACTATTTATCCACGGTTGGGGTGTATTAGTTGAACCTTATCAAGGCAGCTTAAATATTTTGTCAGAGCGTTATCACGTTATCGCACCTATATTACCAGGTTTAGGACAATCAACTGCGCCTGAAATTATCCAAGATTACACAGATTATGCGCGGGTGTTAATTGATTTTCTAATGGCGCTGAATCTGAAAAAGGTTCATGTAATCGGGCATTCCGAAGGCGGAGCAATAGGCATGGCATTGGCAGCCTTAATGCCATCTATGGTTCGCAGTCTCACAATAGCAGATAGTACGGGAATTCCTCTAGGTTCCGTGCCGGAAGTCGTTGCCAAAAGGGCGATTGAGATGCCTGCACAAATGTGGCAAATGAAGGTTGAACCTGTGGCTGAAGTTTTTAAAAACTTGCTTTATAACAGTTTTACTAATACTCAAAATCTTATAAATATGGGATTTATTGGTATAGATAAAGACATCAGACCGCTGTTGCCAAGGATTGAATCTCCCTGTCTAATTTTGTGGGGAAAGAACGATTTGCTTACCCCCGTTTCATTTGCTCAAGAATTTTATGAAAATATTAAAGATTCGCAATTAATTGTCGTGGATGAAGTATACCACGAATGGGTACTTTTCTTCCCCGAAAAATTTGCATCTATGATTCTGAATTTTATTGATAAAATTGAAAATGTTAACTAA